The DNA segment GATAAATTTGGAATTAAAGACTTATCTAACTTTTGTAAGTAATCTTCTTTTAATAATTGTTCAACCATATAATCTGATGGCACAATCACATCGTAAGAACTACCTCCCAATAACTTTGTGTGCAACATTTCATTAGAATCAAAGAGATCGTATTGGACATGAGCGTTATACTTCTTCTCAAAGTTTTTAATTGTATCATCCGCGATATATTCTGATGCATTATAAACATTAATTTTATTGCAACCATATTTCTGTTTGGCGTCAATTTGTGTGGTTTCCACCTTCTTATTCCCACAAGCAGTTAATAGAGATAAAGCTAAGGCTACGCTAATAAACTTCACTGTTTTTTTCATTTTTCTTTTCTCTCCTATATTTTTGTACCATTGGTACTACATTGATTAAAATTAAGATAATTGTCATTACATAGACAATTAAACTCGATAAAGCGTTGATGGTTGGATTCACCCGTTTTACATTGGAATACACATAAATGGAAATATTGGAAACACCAGGACCGGTCGTAAATAAGGAGATGACAAAGTCATCAAAAGACATTGAAAAAGCAACCAAAGCCCCAGCAATTATCCCTCCTTTAATTTGTGGAATAATGACTTTCCACATGGCTTGGTTTGGTGTGCAACCAAGATCTAAAGCCGCATCAGCCAAGTTTGGATCCAATCTTCTTAAACGTGGCATAATGGATAAAATCACATATGGTATACAAAAGGCAATATGTGCCAATAACATCGTCATAAACCCAGTAGCAATGTTCAAACTTGTAAAAAATAACATCAACCCTATCGCCGTTACAATTTCCGGATTTAACATCGGTAAATTATTCACTTGGGATACCATTTCTTTTAAGACCCGATTCGATTTACTTAAACCTATCGCCGTAATTGTTCCCACGATGGTTGAAATCAGTGTTGCTAATAAGGCAATAATCACTGTGTACCAAATGGCTTCCATAATCGTTCGATTCGCAAACATCTTGGCATACCATTTCATTGAAAATCCTTCAAACTTGGATAAAGATTTGGATGAGTTAAAACTAAAGATTAGCACATATAGAATTGGCGCATAGAAGAAGGCAAGCACCAACCATAGATAAACCTTTGAAAAAATAGATTGTTTCTCTTGCATTATTCCCCCTTTGTTTCACGATCTAAGCGACGGGTAATAAACATCGAAATTAAAATCACGATTGCCATGATTAAACTAATCGCTGAGCCAAAGTTCCAATCACCTGTACTAACAAAATAATCTTCAATCAAATTACCAATTAGCACATACTGTCCACCACCCAATAGCTTTGGAATAAAAAAACTAGAGACTGCCGGTAAGAAAACTAATGTAATCCCCGAAATCACTCCTGAAAGCGATAAAGGCAAGACAACACGACGGAAAGTCTGAGCCTCATTAGCACCTAAATCATGAGCGGCAATTAACAAACTTGGATCAATCTTCGATAAAGAAGTGTAAATTTGTAGAATCATAAATGGTAAGAAGTTGTACACCATGCCCACATACACCCTTAGTTCCGGACTCAAATTCAATATGGCTAAAATGCCGCGCCATGCGTAGGTACGCACCAACATATTAATCCACATTGGCAACGTCACTAACAATAAAATCAAAGCTTGTGAATTTCCTTTTAGCTTCGCCATCGCATAGGCCGTTGGATAACCCGTCACAATACAAATCACCGTTGTGATAAATGCCATCTTTAAACTACGCCATAAAACCGCCGGGAAGATTGGATCTTGGAAAAAACGAATGAAGTTATTCAAGGTAAACTGCAAGGTTAAAACCGAGTTGCCCTTTTTTGTGAACGCATAGAACACAATCATCAACATTGGAATCACAATCATAATGGTCATCCATACTACATATGGATACACCAAACGTTTAAAACTCTTCATTAGTACACCATCTTTTCCATGACATGAATGTCTTCTGGCTTCCAAGACAAACCAATTCTTTGTCCCACTGCAATCGCATCTGTTGTTTCTAGCTTTAATTCACGTCCTTGAGTAGCGAAAGTAACCTTATAATCCCCTTCTTTGATTTCATCCACATCAAAATCGTACTTCACATCCCAAATTTCAACCTTGGAATTATCTTCCATATCCCAAGCATACGCATCTGCCCAACGCACTAAATCAGTATCTAAAGCAACGGATTCTTGTAACTCATCTACAGTTGTATAGAAATCAAAGGCTTGAATTCCTTCTTGATTAGCTTGGTTTTCAGTTGTTTTTGGCTCCACCACTTT comes from the Bulleidia sp. zg-1006 genome and includes:
- a CDS encoding ABC transporter permease, which produces MQEKQSIFSKVYLWLVLAFFYAPILYVLIFSFNSSKSLSKFEGFSMKWYAKMFANRTIMEAIWYTVIIALLATLISTIVGTITAIGLSKSNRVLKEMVSQVNNLPMLNPEIVTAIGLMLFFTSLNIATGFMTMLLAHIAFCIPYVILSIMPRLRRLDPNLADAALDLGCTPNQAMWKVIIPQIKGGIIAGALVAFSMSFDDFVISLFTTGPGVSNISIYVYSNVKRVNPTINALSSLIVYVMTIILILINVVPMVQKYRREKKNEKNSEVY
- a CDS encoding ABC transporter permease, whose translation is MKSFKRLVYPYVVWMTIMIVIPMLMIVFYAFTKKGNSVLTLQFTLNNFIRFFQDPIFPAVLWRSLKMAFITTVICIVTGYPTAYAMAKLKGNSQALILLLVTLPMWINMLVRTYAWRGILAILNLSPELRVYVGMVYNFLPFMILQIYTSLSKIDPSLLIAAHDLGANEAQTFRRVVLPLSLSGVISGITLVFLPAVSSFFIPKLLGGGQYVLIGNLIEDYFVSTGDWNFGSAISLIMAIVILISMFITRRLDRETKGE